A genome region from Gossypium hirsutum isolate 1008001.06 chromosome A04, Gossypium_hirsutum_v2.1, whole genome shotgun sequence includes the following:
- the LOC107948530 gene encoding embryonic protein DC-8, which translates to MATRQEKEQRAEAAARQAADELRDVNRERDYEERVAYREEWDQSPPQQQQRPGVIGSMLRAVQDTFGHAKGAVVGNKGHEAEDFTGRGTEKTWEMKDKAGEYKDYATDKTKDATRRAKEATDATKEKACEYTDYAAHKAKETRDSTAQKAKESKDSVTGKASEYGDYVAQKAKESKDAVTGKAADYADYASQKAKETTDSASQKAKEAKDNITGKASEYKDYAAEKAKEAKDMTAEKAKEAAGKAREGTEYAAEKAKEGRDATVEKTKEYSDYTVDKAKEGKDTGVSKLGELKDSAADAARKTMSFLTGKTEETKHTASETADSTKEKLSETTESARQKMEEMKLKGDDGGRGVSERVVVKVEDTRPGAFASTLKASDQMSGQTFNDVGRVNDEGVYDRSDKTNL; encoded by the exons ATGGCGACAAGGCAAGAGAAGGAGCAAAGGGCCGAGGCGGCAGCAAGACAAGCAGCGGACGAACTCAGGGATGTTAATAGAGAAAGAGATTATGAAGAAAGAGTTGCTTATAGGGAGGAATGGGATCAATCACCGCCGCAACAGCAACAGAGGCCCGGAGTTATTGGGAGCATGTTGAGGGCGGTGCAAGATACGTTCGGGCATGCCAAAGGGGCCGTCGTAGGTAATAAGGGTCACGAGGCTGAGGATTTCACTGGTCGAGGTACAGAGAAGACATGGGAGATGAAAGATAAAGCTGGTGAGTACAAAGACTATGCAACTGACAAGACAAAGGACGCCACAAGGAGGGCGAAAGAGGCAACGGATGCTACCAAGGAAAAGGCTTGTGAGTATACAGATTATGCTGCTCACAAGGCAAAGGAAACCAGAGACTCCACCGCCCAGAAGGCCAAAGAATCAAAGGATTCAGTAACAGGTAAAGCTTCCGAGTATGGAGATTATGTTGCCCAGAAGGCGAAGGAATCCAAGGATGCGGTGACCGGTAAGGCGGCTGATTATGCAGATTATGCTTCTCAGAAAGCCAAGGAAACTACGGACTCGGCTTCGCAGAAGGCGAAAGAAGCCAAGGATAATATCACAGGGAAGGCTTCTGAGTATAAAGACTATGCAGCTGAGAAAGCCAAGGAAGCAAAGGACATGACAGCCGAAAAGGCGAAGGAAGCGGCGGGGAAGGCAAGAGAGGGGACGGAATATGCGGCAGAGAAGGCTAAAGAAGGAAGAGATGCTACAGTGGAGAAGACAAAGGAATACTCAGATTATACTGTGGATAAAGCAAAGGAAGGCAAGGATACCGGTGTTAGTAAGCTTGGGGAGTTGAAAGACTCAGCTGCTGATGCTGCTAGGAAGACCATGAGCTTCCTCACTGGAAAAACTGAAGAAACGAAGCACACGGCATCCGAAACTGCAGATAGCACCAAG GAAAAGTTGAGCGAAACAACGGAGTCAGCTAGACAGAAAATGGAAGAGATGAAGCTGAAAGGTGATGATGGTGGTCGTGGGGTTTCAGAGAGGGTGGTGGTGAAAGTTGAAGATACACGACCAGGAGCTTTTGCTTCTACACTGAAAGCATCTGATCAGATGAGTGGCCAAACTTTCAACGATGTGGGGCGTGTGAATGATGAAGGCGTTTATGATCGATCGGACAAAACCAATCTGTGA
- the LOC107947886 gene encoding uncharacterized protein, which translates to MERTPVETHVLKMIGYIESLEKLGFPLGVELATDVILQSLPNSFSQFVLNFNMNKINKTFPLLLSMLQTTKSNMKKARPKPILMVRKDKGKGKAKAKAKPKDNGKAKPNKGKVALKPKGGIAKEEKCFHCGKTGH; encoded by the coding sequence ATGGAGAGAACTCCTGTGGAAACTCACGTTCTCAAGATGATAGGCTATATTGAAAGCCTTGAAAAACTAGGATTCCCTCTAGGTGTGGAGTTGGCCACCGATGTCATCCTGCAATCGTTGCCAAATAGTTTTAGCCAATTTGTCCTTAATTTCAACATGAATAAGATTAATAAGACTTTTCCATTATTGCTCAGCATGTTACAAACTACTAAAAGTAACATGAAAAAGgctaggcctaagcccattctgATGGTCCGCAAGGATAAGGGGAAAGGAAAGGCTAAGGCTAAAGCAAAGCCTAAGGACAATGGCAAGGCCAAGCCCAACAAAGGAAAAGttgcattgaaacctaaaggaggAATTGCTAAGGAAGAAAAATGTTTCCATTGTGGTAAGACTGGACATTAG